A window of Cohnella herbarum contains these coding sequences:
- a CDS encoding response regulator transcription factor — translation MANILIVDDDPDILELIRFYLLREGFKISKACHGIEALEAVGQTKIDLAIIDVMMPKMDGWQLCSRLKADYPEMPILMVTAKGETNHKLKGFNLGADDYLVKPFDPLELAARVKLLLKRYKIHTAMKLQIGKVLLDKHRYEAVIDDVPISLPLREFDLLFKLASYPGQIFTRNDLIEQVWGADFFGDDRTVDVHIKRIRDRFAELNGSFAIETKRGLGYKLVVHE, via the coding sequence ATGGCCAACATCCTGATCGTCGACGACGACCCGGACATTCTTGAACTGATTCGGTTTTATTTGTTAAGGGAAGGCTTTAAGATTTCGAAGGCATGCCATGGCATCGAGGCGTTGGAAGCAGTCGGTCAAACGAAGATCGATCTGGCGATCATAGACGTGATGATGCCGAAGATGGACGGATGGCAGCTGTGCAGCCGACTTAAGGCAGATTATCCGGAGATGCCGATTCTGATGGTGACCGCCAAAGGCGAAACCAATCATAAGCTCAAAGGCTTTAATCTCGGCGCCGACGATTATCTCGTTAAGCCGTTCGATCCGTTGGAGTTGGCGGCGAGGGTAAAGCTGCTGCTTAAACGATACAAGATTCATACCGCCATGAAGCTACAGATCGGTAAAGTTTTGCTCGATAAACATCGGTACGAGGCGGTCATCGATGATGTACCTATATCTCTGCCGTTAAGGGAATTCGATCTCTTGTTCAAGCTTGCCAGTTATCCGGGTCAGATCTTTACGCGGAACGATCTGATCGAGCAAGTGTGGGGGGCGGATTTCTTTGGAGACGACCGAACGGTAGACGTACATATTAAACGGATAAGGGATCGGTTTGCCGAACTGAACGGTTCGTTCGCGATCGAGACCAAACGTGGGCTTGGATATAAGCTAGTGGTTCACGAATGA
- a CDS encoding GNAT family N-acetyltransferase — MRIVHVKTEEQLRQAFDVRVEVFVNEQGVPRELEMDEYDESPESCSHFIVLEGDVPIAAGRFKTFEPGVAKMQRIAVLKSYRGKGIGKVLLGEMEEEAKRQEYKQSLLDAQCTAEDFYRKLGYVTESAEPFLDANIWHVRMRKSL; from the coding sequence ATGAGAATCGTACATGTGAAGACGGAAGAGCAATTACGACAAGCCTTCGATGTTCGCGTCGAAGTATTCGTGAACGAGCAGGGCGTACCGAGGGAGCTTGAGATGGACGAATATGACGAATCGCCTGAATCGTGCAGCCATTTCATCGTCCTGGAGGGCGATGTGCCGATTGCGGCGGGGCGCTTCAAGACGTTCGAACCCGGCGTTGCCAAGATGCAGAGAATTGCCGTCCTGAAATCTTATCGCGGCAAGGGGATAGGGAAGGTGCTTCTAGGGGAGATGGAAGAGGAAGCTAAGCGGCAAGAGTACAAACAATCGTTGCTGGACGCGCAATGCACTGCGGAAGATTTTTATCGGAAGTTAGGTTATGTGACGGAATCGGCAGAGCCTTTCTTAGATGCGAATATTTGGCACGTACGCATGCGCAAGAGCTTGTAA
- a CDS encoding copper amine oxidase N-terminal domain-containing protein → MKRKYLLLFLSALLLFSIQLPVHAADSANGLDKLELTQGSKIMVHNGKTVTATQPLTATKGVSYVAARSIMNEIYGTIAYDSKSKLYTLSNGINEIKLLAGNPSYTLNGVVKTNAGAPYLLKGTLMIPLRTVAQSFGLTLTNLPKEKKVVLTWASKPVANFSVSDTNPYAQQTEVKYTNQSYHPSGLKIIDERWENNNAIFDQAGTYTISHWVQDERGTWSDPYTVTITVRPPNQPPVAQFNTDKDTYKMGEFITYTDLSTDDENRIASTVWTNNERGFFVAGPQNITLTVTDANGAVNEYTKTITITEETHYTKEEFDLLYTAIGDKFGISGPSVLSLPKMPYSINDRQQTLIRANSPETILEEGIYYEDTVSGNVRFLLHNLNGRSNPVKIYVLLTNENAETATVRMGAKGIGGPNPIVSQVGRMVTGRFLESVLNPTYSYLQIPAGESRLIFQEYSDKRVRPGDVYSMFADVQMNSNLKFQVIVVDEHREVMSMLPYLKVLPSNDRHIRGTFENANRMMYVNQTIGDVKSRMILADNVEDTRLTGIDKTTGTSVLNMGNYGVLYTIRLSNVQPHTAIAINPRGGHYAGAFTINGKVVYATNDSILRNPNEVGMLYKSGDTVESVDITFTPANGSMLPINLLFLPMPELK, encoded by the coding sequence ATGAAAAGAAAGTATTTGTTGTTATTTCTTTCCGCACTTTTGTTATTCTCGATTCAACTCCCGGTTCATGCCGCCGATAGCGCTAACGGACTGGACAAGCTAGAACTGACGCAAGGCTCGAAAATCATGGTACACAACGGCAAGACCGTAACGGCGACACAACCTCTTACAGCAACGAAAGGCGTATCTTACGTCGCGGCAAGATCTATCATGAACGAGATTTACGGAACGATCGCATACGATTCCAAGAGCAAGCTGTACACGTTGTCTAACGGTATTAATGAAATTAAATTGTTGGCAGGCAATCCTTCTTATACGTTAAACGGAGTCGTTAAGACTAACGCCGGCGCTCCTTATTTGCTCAAAGGCACGCTTATGATTCCGTTGCGCACAGTAGCCCAGAGCTTCGGATTGACGTTGACGAACCTTCCTAAAGAGAAGAAAGTCGTACTGACATGGGCTTCCAAACCGGTTGCGAATTTCTCGGTATCGGATACGAATCCATACGCGCAACAAACGGAAGTTAAATATACGAATCAGTCGTACCATCCAAGCGGCCTTAAGATTATCGACGAACGCTGGGAGAACAACAACGCGATCTTCGACCAAGCGGGAACCTATACGATAAGCCACTGGGTTCAAGATGAAAGAGGAACTTGGAGTGATCCTTATACGGTTACGATTACGGTCAGACCGCCGAATCAACCTCCCGTCGCTCAATTTAATACGGACAAAGATACGTATAAAATGGGAGAATTCATTACGTATACCGACCTAAGTACCGACGACGAGAATCGGATCGCCAGCACGGTATGGACGAATAACGAACGCGGGTTCTTCGTAGCGGGACCGCAGAACATCACTTTAACCGTAACGGATGCTAACGGTGCCGTGAACGAATATACGAAAACGATCACGATCACGGAAGAAACGCATTACACGAAAGAAGAGTTCGATCTGCTATATACGGCAATCGGAGACAAGTTCGGAATTAGCGGACCATCCGTATTATCTTTGCCTAAGATGCCTTACTCGATTAATGACCGTCAACAAACGTTAATTAGGGCGAATAGTCCGGAAACGATTCTTGAAGAAGGAATTTATTATGAAGACACGGTAAGCGGCAACGTAAGATTCCTGCTCCATAATCTGAACGGCCGTTCGAATCCGGTCAAAATCTACGTGCTCTTAACGAACGAGAACGCCGAAACGGCTACAGTAAGGATGGGAGCGAAAGGGATCGGCGGACCTAATCCGATCGTATCGCAAGTAGGCCGCATGGTTACGGGGAGATTCCTCGAATCGGTATTGAATCCGACGTATTCCTATTTGCAGATTCCGGCTGGAGAGAGCAGACTGATCTTTCAAGAATATAGCGACAAAAGAGTTCGTCCGGGCGACGTATACTCCATGTTCGCGGACGTTCAAATGAACTCGAATCTCAAGTTCCAAGTCATCGTAGTCGATGAACACCGTGAAGTCATGAGCATGTTGCCATACCTGAAAGTGCTGCCTAGCAACGACAGACACATTCGCGGAACGTTTGAGAACGCCAACCGGATGATGTACGTGAACCAGACGATCGGCGACGTGAAAAGCCGGATGATTCTAGCAGATAACGTAGAAGATACCCGGTTGACCGGAATCGATAAAACGACGGGAACGTCGGTGCTGAACATGGGGAACTATGGCGTTCTGTACACGATTCGGTTAAGCAACGTCCAACCGCATACCGCGATCGCGATTAATCCGCGCGGAGGACATTATGCAGGCGCCTTTACCATTAACGGTAAAGTTGTTTACGCAACGAACGATAGTATATTGCGAAACCCGAACGAAGTCGGGATGCTCTATAAGTCGGGCGATACCGTAGAATCGGTTGATATCACGTTCACGCCTGCGAACGGCAGCATGCTGCCTATCAATCTATTATTTTTACCTATGCCTGAGCTTAAGTAA
- a CDS encoding efflux RND transporter periplasmic adaptor subunit, with the protein MKKKIIWIAALVIVLGAGTWGGLRFFDKKDTQLAASFPTTQVRKGTIEVKVSGTGSVQPFARETLKASTAGKALKVNFKQGDSVKKGQVLITYENDDTSDQVRSKEIDLKKKKLELTDLQTKYKEAADDKERESLVLSIQKQQLDIEMAQADIASLKTEEGIDPIVAPIDGVLETFNVQAGDSISPNSELGEIVDFAKLKMVVGIDELDIPKVKLAQEAQILVEALPEETFTGKVEAIANEGTASNGVASFDVTIILSEAKNLKAGMSAEASIMTDKKTDALYVPVEAVQSSQGKYFVMVPSAGGTGASTNGSQTAGANAGTRPQQGQAGQAGQGAEGEPPQQEPQPQGQQGQQGQQGQAGQGGNADRFQNMTTEERAAMREQFMANRGAGGANANASGSVTSTRRVEVEVGINNEDQIEILSGLSENDLVVLPTVASSSSNSNMQAGFPGFGGAGFGGGAGGGFPGGGGGFQGGGGGRQSTGGGGGAAAGGAR; encoded by the coding sequence ATGAAGAAGAAGATCATATGGATAGCTGCTCTAGTCATCGTACTAGGGGCGGGAACTTGGGGTGGTCTCCGGTTCTTCGATAAGAAAGACACGCAATTGGCCGCAAGCTTCCCGACAACGCAAGTCCGCAAGGGCACGATCGAAGTGAAAGTCAGCGGTACGGGCAGCGTGCAGCCTTTCGCGCGCGAAACCCTGAAAGCGAGCACGGCGGGAAAAGCGCTGAAAGTGAATTTCAAGCAAGGAGACAGCGTAAAGAAAGGACAAGTGCTAATTACATACGAGAACGACGATACTTCCGATCAGGTACGAAGCAAGGAAATCGATCTAAAGAAGAAGAAGCTGGAGCTTACGGATTTGCAAACGAAGTATAAGGAAGCAGCCGATGACAAGGAACGCGAATCGCTCGTGTTGAGCATTCAGAAGCAGCAGCTTGATATCGAGATGGCTCAGGCGGATATCGCTTCTCTGAAGACGGAAGAAGGCATCGATCCTATCGTTGCTCCGATTGACGGCGTGTTGGAAACCTTCAACGTACAAGCAGGGGACTCGATTAGCCCGAATAGCGAACTTGGCGAGATCGTCGATTTCGCCAAGCTGAAGATGGTCGTCGGCATCGACGAGCTGGATATTCCTAAGGTGAAGCTCGCGCAAGAAGCTCAGATTCTAGTCGAAGCGTTGCCGGAAGAGACGTTCACGGGAAAAGTGGAAGCGATCGCGAACGAAGGCACGGCGAGCAACGGCGTAGCTTCGTTCGACGTAACGATTATTCTATCGGAAGCGAAAAACTTAAAGGCGGGAATGTCCGCGGAAGCCAGCATCATGACGGATAAGAAAACGGATGCCCTCTATGTTCCTGTGGAAGCGGTGCAATCTTCGCAGGGGAAATATTTCGTCATGGTTCCGAGCGCGGGAGGAACAGGCGCTTCAACGAACGGCTCGCAAACCGCGGGAGCGAATGCGGGGACGAGGCCGCAACAAGGGCAAGCAGGCCAAGCCGGGCAGGGTGCCGAAGGCGAACCTCCGCAACAGGAACCGCAACCGCAAGGTCAACAAGGGCAACAAGGTCAGCAAGGCCAAGCCGGGCAAGGTGGAAACGCCGATCGTTTCCAGAACATGACCACAGAGGAACGCGCGGCTATGCGCGAGCAGTTCATGGCGAATCGGGGAGCGGGCGGAGCTAACGCGAATGCGTCCGGCAGCGTTACATCGACTCGCAGAGTCGAGGTCGAGGTCGGCATTAATAACGAGGATCAGATCGAAATCCTATCTGGGCTAAGCGAGAACGACCTCGTCGTGCTTCCGACGGTCGCTAGTTCAAGCTCTAACTCGAACATGCAAGCCGGCTTTCCGGGTTTTGGCGGCGCAGGGTTCGGCGGCGGTGCCGGCGGAGGGTTCCCCGGTGGCGGAGGCGGCTTCCAGGGCGGCGGAGGCGGCCGTCAATCTACCGGCGGAGGCGGCGGTGCAGCGGCGGGCGGTGCGCGCTAA
- a CDS encoding response regulator transcription factor, with amino-acid sequence MSQQGKGIKIMVVDDEPNILQFLELGLTNEGYQVATAQDGQEGIALAERYNPHVVVLDVMMPGMDGFEVCRALKADKPVAVIMLTAKEEIEDRVKGLNLGADDYMSKPFGFGELLARIQARVRNQFPHLLSEVAIGPFAIDAVRKEFRYRKRILDLSPTEHELLKYLVLNHGHVLSKSVILDQVWGYDFGGEENIVEVYIRSLRDKLQDREHRVIRTIRGAGYRVDLL; translated from the coding sequence ATGTCGCAGCAAGGAAAAGGAATCAAAATCATGGTCGTGGACGACGAGCCGAACATTTTGCAGTTTCTGGAGCTTGGTTTAACGAATGAAGGCTATCAAGTGGCGACCGCGCAAGATGGACAAGAAGGCATTGCCCTCGCCGAGCGATACAACCCGCACGTGGTCGTTCTGGACGTCATGATGCCGGGGATGGACGGCTTCGAGGTTTGTCGGGCTTTAAAGGCCGATAAGCCCGTAGCCGTAATCATGCTTACGGCCAAGGAAGAGATCGAGGATCGGGTTAAAGGCCTTAATCTCGGAGCGGACGATTATATGTCCAAGCCCTTCGGCTTCGGGGAATTGCTTGCGCGTATTCAAGCGCGCGTGCGGAACCAATTTCCTCACCTGCTGAGCGAGGTTGCGATCGGCCCGTTCGCGATCGATGCCGTTCGCAAAGAATTTCGATACCGGAAACGTATTCTCGATCTGTCGCCTACGGAGCACGAATTGCTTAAGTATCTCGTGTTAAACCACGGTCACGTGCTCAGTAAAAGCGTAATACTCGATCAAGTGTGGGGCTATGATTTCGGCGGTGAGGAGAACATCGTGGAAGTGTACATCCGATCGTTAAGAGATAAGCTCCAGGATCGAGAGCATAGAGTGATCAGGACGATCAGGGGAGCGGGCTACCGGGTGGATCTCCTATGA
- a CDS encoding ABC transporter permease has product MNFFQAFKMAMKSILSNKLRSLLTMLGIIIGVTAVIALVALGQGATKSVTEQVQSLGTNLLTVSIVGRGSTNTLKASEAVAIADKVEGIQYIAPASTQSSSVKYGTTSVTVNVVGTNADYANVREYEVASGRFLAQIDLDVYQKVAVIGSTTATDLFGFASPVGEYILIQGTRYKVVGVLAEKGSTTTGSNDEVVMIPQTSAERLFKSKGVRTVYVQVESTEGIDAVVTGLEAELSDHFRGNTDSYRVFNQSDALSTLTSVSDTLTLALAGIAGISLLVGGIGIMNIMLVSVTERTREIGIRKAIGAKRRDILIQFLIESMVLSGLGGLLGIGIGVGAAQGASSAFDMDIVFSANIILIAFVFSVAIGVVFGMFPANKAAKLKPIEALRFE; this is encoded by the coding sequence ATGAACTTCTTTCAAGCGTTTAAGATGGCCATGAAGAGCATTCTGTCCAATAAACTCCGTTCGCTGCTGACGATGCTCGGAATCATTATCGGCGTTACGGCCGTTATCGCTCTCGTCGCTCTGGGGCAAGGAGCGACGAAATCGGTGACCGAGCAAGTGCAAAGTCTTGGAACGAACTTGCTCACGGTGAGCATTGTCGGCCGGGGTTCGACCAATACGTTAAAAGCGAGCGAAGCCGTCGCGATCGCGGACAAAGTGGAAGGGATTCAATATATCGCTCCCGCTAGCACGCAGAGTTCTTCGGTGAAGTACGGAACGACCAGCGTAACCGTAAACGTTGTAGGCACGAATGCGGATTATGCGAATGTGAGGGAATACGAGGTCGCTTCGGGACGATTCCTCGCGCAAATCGACCTCGACGTTTACCAGAAGGTTGCCGTTATCGGCTCGACCACGGCGACGGACCTCTTCGGCTTCGCGAGTCCCGTGGGCGAGTATATTTTGATCCAAGGAACGCGCTATAAAGTCGTTGGCGTACTGGCCGAGAAAGGCAGCACGACGACGGGCTCGAACGATGAAGTCGTGATGATTCCCCAAACGTCGGCCGAGCGGTTGTTCAAATCCAAAGGAGTACGGACTGTCTACGTTCAGGTCGAATCTACCGAAGGGATCGATGCGGTCGTGACCGGGTTGGAAGCCGAGTTGAGCGATCATTTCCGCGGGAACACCGATAGTTATCGGGTATTTAATCAAAGCGATGCGCTGTCGACGCTAACTTCGGTATCCGATACGTTAACGCTGGCTTTAGCGGGAATCGCGGGAATTTCCCTGCTCGTCGGGGGAATCGGAATTATGAACATTATGCTCGTTTCCGTAACGGAGAGAACGCGGGAAATCGGAATTCGCAAAGCTATCGGAGCCAAGAGACGGGATATCCTTATCCAATTTCTGATCGAATCGATGGTACTAAGCGGACTCGGGGGTTTGCTTGGCATAGGAATCGGCGTCGGAGCCGCGCAGGGCGCTTCTTCGGCATTCGATATGGACATCGTATTCTCGGCCAACATTATTCTTATAGCGTTCGTCTTTTCCGTGGCGATCGGAGTTGTCTTCGGAATGTTCCCGGCGAATAAGGCAGCTAAGCTTAAGCCGATTGAAGCGTTGCGGTTCGAATAA
- a CDS encoding sensor histidine kinase, producing the protein MNRWNNAFSRIRAIVFPRSLRYQLLSRILFILAGLLLVIGLFQYFFMERFIYQNRAAGIQRQIQSVPGELWERVNPQMRRRPAEAFIFFPSASVAYMNKEGKFTVISPMNATSTDSVPRLSQEVYNEAFNHPRRGKVIYSIVRDSTLGQQLVVVQPVRSFSGIDGVVQVSMSTKPMTNELNRQFLLYLALALAAIFGGLFTFLPAIRRTLTPLSRMVTTVERIDSGKLNERLPENEQPMEIDRLSHSFNRMLERLETSFRAEQEAKEQMRRFVSDASHELRTPLTSIHGFLEVLLRGAAADPIQLNKALRSMHGESGRINKLVVDLLQLAKLDREPEIKRSPCDLGELVREMEEQLLLLGEEREVTIEADSGILIQADGDKIKQVLLNLFQNAVQHTDPHSGKIRIKVIRTDDGIETTVQDNGTGISAEHLPHLFERFYRIDSSRARKYGGAGLGLSITKSLVELHGGTLNVESRLGEGSLFRVTFPL; encoded by the coding sequence ATGAATCGATGGAATAACGCGTTCAGCCGCATTCGAGCGATCGTATTTCCCCGCTCTCTTCGCTACCAACTGTTATCCCGCATTTTGTTTATCTTAGCCGGTCTGCTGCTGGTCATCGGGCTTTTTCAATATTTTTTCATGGAACGTTTTATATATCAGAATCGGGCTGCCGGCATACAAAGACAGATTCAATCCGTTCCCGGGGAGTTATGGGAAAGAGTTAACCCCCAAATGCGTAGAAGACCTGCAGAAGCGTTCATTTTCTTCCCTTCCGCTTCCGTCGCTTATATGAACAAAGAAGGCAAATTCACGGTCATATCTCCAATGAACGCGACGTCAACGGACTCCGTTCCTCGTTTGAGTCAAGAAGTGTATAACGAAGCTTTTAATCACCCGCGAAGAGGCAAGGTTATTTATTCGATCGTACGCGATTCAACCCTTGGACAGCAGTTAGTGGTCGTGCAACCGGTCCGTTCCTTCTCCGGCATTGACGGAGTCGTGCAAGTTAGCATGAGCACGAAACCTATGACGAACGAGCTGAACCGACAATTTCTGTTGTATCTGGCACTAGCATTGGCGGCTATCTTCGGCGGCCTCTTTACGTTCTTGCCTGCCATTCGCAGAACGTTAACCCCGCTATCCCGAATGGTAACTACCGTCGAACGCATCGATTCGGGCAAACTGAACGAACGGTTACCGGAGAACGAGCAGCCGATGGAGATCGATCGGTTGTCGCATTCTTTTAATCGCATGTTAGAGCGCCTCGAGACTTCTTTCCGCGCCGAGCAAGAAGCGAAGGAGCAAATGCGCCGTTTCGTCTCCGATGCGTCGCACGAGCTTAGAACTCCGTTAACATCCATTCACGGCTTCCTTGAAGTGTTGCTCAGAGGCGCGGCTGCCGATCCGATCCAGTTAAACAAGGCGCTTAGGAGCATGCATGGAGAGTCCGGAAGAATCAATAAATTAGTCGTCGACTTGCTTCAATTAGCGAAGCTGGACAGGGAGCCCGAGATCAAACGATCGCCTTGCGATCTTGGAGAGCTGGTTCGGGAGATGGAAGAGCAACTGCTCTTGTTGGGAGAAGAGCGCGAGGTTACGATAGAGGCGGACTCGGGTATTCTCATCCAGGCGGATGGCGATAAAATCAAACAAGTGTTGCTGAATTTATTCCAGAACGCAGTGCAGCATACCGATCCGCATTCCGGTAAAATACGGATCAAGGTTATTCGGACGGATGACGGAATCGAGACGACTGTCCAAGATAACGGAACGGGAATTTCGGCCGAGCATCTTCCCCATCTGTTCGAGCGTTTTTATCGCATCGATAGCTCTCGCGCGCGTAAATACGGAGGGGCGGGCCTTGGACTCTCCATTACGAAATCTCTAGTCGAACTTCACGGGGGAACTTTAAACGTAGAAAGCCGCCTTGGGGAAGGCAGCTTGTTCCGGGTCACTTTCCCTTTATGA
- a CDS encoding RNA polymerase sigma factor yields the protein MGIIPEYERLIAPHMDDLRKYCYYLTRSKWDAEDLFQDTLLKSLVFFLHTEPYLDVKPFLVRVARNLWIDDCRKRQRRRYMHTDISNAYYSDNDYVEVRSAVEWLAERFPRRNIDTWLLFNYFGYSMQEIAEAMNCTISAVKSVLFRTREQLRDRNGLADHRKVIHLDVERWSRAIMQDRPQGLLSKG from the coding sequence TTGGGCATCATTCCGGAATACGAACGGCTGATCGCGCCGCATATGGACGATCTTCGAAAGTATTGTTATTACTTGACGCGGTCGAAATGGGACGCGGAAGATTTGTTCCAGGATACTCTGTTGAAATCTTTGGTTTTTTTCCTGCATACGGAACCGTATTTGGATGTGAAGCCTTTCTTGGTTCGCGTCGCTAGAAATCTATGGATCGACGATTGCCGTAAACGGCAAAGAAGGCGATATATGCATACGGATATTTCTAACGCATATTACAGCGATAACGATTACGTAGAAGTTCGCAGCGCCGTTGAATGGTTGGCCGAGCGGTTCCCCAGACGGAATATCGATACGTGGCTTTTGTTTAACTACTTCGGCTACTCGATGCAAGAAATCGCCGAAGCGATGAATTGTACGATTTCCGCGGTTAAATCGGTGCTTTTCCGAACTCGCGAACAGCTTCGCGACAGAAACGGTCTCGCCGATCACCGCAAGGTCATCCATCTGGACGTGGAACGCTGGTCGCGCGCGATCATGCAGGACCGTCCTCAAGGGCTTCTGTCGAAAGGTTGA
- a CDS encoding GerAB/ArcD/ProY family transporter: protein MPQAKINVVQAMFLFNLAVGITNHVIVVPLILQASHRDAWISALFAIPPLILWTIILYYIMKLTKQQSLFEWFRSHYNSVVAWTVILPLILLCIAILFVTLRDTSAWTKITYLPRTPFPITVTLFALSGIIAAISGLRTVTIAAGILLPAVILCGLFVMSVNYQFKDYSYLKPIFTQGYASILHGTVYTLGGLVEFVLLLGLQQHLNKKFRLSSLLVLTVAVTGLVFGPIIAAISIFGPYESADQRYPAFEQWRMVLIGKFVSHLDFLSIYQWISGSMIRISLAFYLLFDLLQMSRNKWKSAYMLLTGGVLIFCVSQYKLSDSLFYSFLKQLYFPIVMMFFYVFPFALLLLILIKRGKPA from the coding sequence ATGCCGCAAGCCAAGATTAATGTGGTACAGGCCATGTTTCTGTTTAATTTGGCCGTAGGCATTACGAACCATGTCATCGTCGTTCCTCTGATCTTGCAAGCCTCTCATCGCGATGCGTGGATCAGCGCTTTGTTCGCTATTCCGCCGCTCATCCTGTGGACGATTATCTTGTATTACATAATGAAGCTCACGAAGCAGCAATCCTTGTTCGAATGGTTCAGAAGTCATTACAATTCCGTTGTGGCATGGACCGTCATCCTGCCTCTCATTCTGTTATGTATCGCGATCCTATTCGTTACTCTCCGCGATACGTCCGCATGGACCAAGATTACTTACTTGCCAAGAACTCCATTCCCCATCACCGTCACATTGTTTGCCCTGAGCGGCATCATTGCGGCGATATCCGGCCTGAGGACGGTTACGATCGCGGCAGGGATCTTGCTGCCGGCGGTGATTCTGTGCGGCCTATTCGTCATGAGCGTCAATTATCAATTCAAGGATTACTCCTATTTGAAGCCGATCTTTACGCAAGGATATGCTTCCATTCTACATGGCACGGTATATACTTTAGGCGGTTTGGTCGAATTCGTGCTCCTGCTCGGTCTGCAACAGCATCTCAACAAGAAATTCCGATTGTCCTCGCTGCTGGTGCTTACGGTTGCCGTAACCGGATTGGTATTCGGACCGATCATCGCTGCGATCTCGATCTTCGGTCCCTACGAATCCGCCGATCAGCGGTATCCGGCATTCGAGCAATGGCGCATGGTTCTTATCGGCAAGTTCGTCTCTCACCTTGATTTCTTATCGATCTACCAATGGATCTCGGGATCCATGATTCGAATTTCGCTCGCCTTTTACCTGTTGTTCGATCTCCTGCAAATGAGCCGCAACAAATGGAAAAGCGCCTATATGCTCTTGACGGGGGGCGTACTTATTTTCTGCGTTTCCCAATACAAGCTTAGCGACTCGCTTTTCTACTCATTTCTTAAGCAGCTCTATTTTCCTATTGTTATGATGTTTTTCTATGTATTCCCGTTCGCGTTACTTCTGCTCATTCTCATTAAACGAGGTAAACCCGCATGA
- a CDS encoding ABC transporter ATP-binding protein: MTTKPKPEAPLIRIKGLSKQYRMGGETLNALDNVSLTVNQGDFIAIIGPSGSGKSTLMNVIGCLDTPSSGEYWLDGEEVSRLRENKLAEIRNRKIGFIFQGFNLLSRLTAIENVELPLIYRGVSAKERKEQAIEALRKVGLEERIHHRPVELSGGQQQRVAIARALAGNPPILLADEPTGALDTRTGKEVMGFIKDLNSLGHTIVLITHDPDISRQAKRVVKIMDGMLNEEEGGRNELLSSV, translated from the coding sequence ATGACCACGAAGCCGAAGCCGGAAGCTCCCTTGATCCGAATCAAGGGATTAAGTAAACAGTATCGCATGGGCGGAGAGACGCTTAACGCATTGGATAACGTTTCGTTAACCGTTAATCAAGGAGATTTTATTGCCATTATCGGTCCCTCGGGCTCGGGGAAATCGACTCTTATGAACGTGATCGGCTGTTTGGATACGCCTTCTTCCGGGGAGTATTGGTTAGACGGCGAAGAAGTTAGCCGATTAAGGGAAAACAAACTCGCGGAAATCCGCAACCGTAAGATCGGCTTTATTTTTCAAGGGTTTAACTTGTTGTCCCGACTAACGGCCATCGAGAACGTGGAGCTGCCTCTGATCTACAGGGGAGTGTCCGCGAAGGAGCGGAAGGAGCAAGCGATCGAAGCGCTTAGGAAAGTCGGACTGGAGGAGCGGATTCACCATCGTCCCGTCGAGTTGTCCGGGGGACAACAGCAGCGCGTGGCGATCGCGCGAGCGCTAGCCGGCAATCCTCCGATCTTGCTTGCCGACGAGCCTACCGGCGCCTTGGATACGAGAACCGGCAAGGAAGTGATGGGATTCATTAAGGATCTGAACTCCCTCGGCCACACGATCGTGCTCATTACCCATGATCCGGACATTTCGCGGCAAGCGAAACGGGTCGTGAAGATCATGGACGGGATGTTGAACGAAGAGGAGGGCGGACGGAATGAACTTCTTTCAAGCGTTTAA